The following proteins are co-located in the Neodiprion virginianus isolate iyNeoVirg1 chromosome 6, iyNeoVirg1.1, whole genome shotgun sequence genome:
- the LOC124307921 gene encoding tyrosine-protein kinase Btk29A isoform X2, which yields MSSLLASSLKGALRGGRDRRSDEREMKLFGCRWSFWNFAASLTGTTSTPIMPNGAPGTPSSKAKEKLMMRTKVVVALYPFRAIEGGDLSLEKGAEYEVLDDSQEHWWKVKDEHGSVGYIPSNYVKEKELLGLQKYEWYVGDMSRQRAESLLKQEDKEGCFVVRNSSTRGLYTLSLYTKVGHAHVKHYHIKQNPRGDFYLSEKHCCNSIPDLVNYHRHNSGGLASRLKTSPCDRPVPPTAGLSHDKWEIDHTELHLFDELGQGQFGVVRRGKWRGSIDVAVKMMKEGTMSEDDFIEEAKVMTKLQHQNLVQLYGVCSKHRPIYIVTEYMRHGSLLNYLRGHETTLGSNVGLLLDMCIQVCKGMAYLERHNYIHRDLAARNCLVGSEHVVKVADFGLARYVLDDQYTSSGGTKFPIKWAPPEVLNYTRFSSKSDVWAYGVLMWEVFTCGKMPYGRLKNTEVVERVQRGMVLEKPKACFKEVYDVMRSCWSQCPETRPSFRVLKEQLINVSQRLLND from the exons GGACCACATCGACGCCAATAATGCCGAATGGTGCACCAGGGACGCCATCGTCGAAAGCGAAG GAGAAACTCATGATGCGGACGAAGGTTGTAGTCGCGTTGTACCCTTTCCGAGCCATCGAGGGAGGCGACCTGTCCCTCGAGAAG GGGGCGGAATACGAAGTGTTGGATGATTCTCAGGAGCACTGGTGGAAAGTCAAAGACGAGCATGG aTCAGTCGGCTACATACCCAGCAACTACGTGAAGGAAAAAGAACTTCTGGGTCTTCAAAAATACGA GTGGTACGTGGGCGACATGTCTCGTCAACGCGCCGAATCTTTGCTAAAACAAGAAGACAAGGAAGGGTGTTTCGTTGTGCGCAATTCCTCTACGAGGGGTCTATACACGTTATCTTTATACACAAAAGT CGGGCACGCCCACGTCAAGCATTATCACATCAAGCAGAATCCACGAGGAGACTTTTACCTCTCCGAGAAACATTGCTGCAACTCAATTCCCGACCTTGTCAATTACCACAGACATAATAGCGGCGGACTCGCCAGTAGACTGAAAACAAGTCCCTGTGATCGTCCCGTTCCACCTACAGCTGGTCTCAGCCACG ACAAATGGGAAATAGATCACACGGAACTGCATTTATTCGATGAATTGGGCCAGGGACAATTCGGCGTTGTCAGAAGAGGTAAATGGCGCGGTTCCATCGACGTGGCTGTAAAAATGATGAAGGAGGGTACCATGTCCGAGGACGATTTTATAGAGGAAGCTAAAGTCATGAC TAAACTGCAACATCAGAACTTGGTACAGTTATACGGTGTCTGCAGTAAACATCGACCGATATACATAGTGACTGAATACATGCGGCATGGATCACTTCTCAACTACCTCCGCGGACATGAAACAACCTTGGGTTCCAACGTTGGCTTGTTACTAGACATGTGCATACAG GTCTGCAAAGGGATGGCATATCTAGAAAGGCATAATTACATCCATAGGGATCTCGCCGCTCGTAATTGTCTTGTGGGATCTGAACATGTTGTCAAAGTTGCTGACTTTGGCTTAGCTAg GTACGTGCTGGATGATCAATACACCAGCAGCGGCGGTACAAAATTCCCGATAAAATGGGCACCGCCTGAAGTTTTGAATTATACCCGCTTCAGCTCAAAGTCTGACGTATGGGCGTACGGAGTATTAATGTGGGAAGTTTTTACTTGCGGCAAAATGCCCTATGGTCGTCTAAAGAATACCGAAGTTGTTGAACGTGTTCAACGCGGGATGGTCCTAGAAAAGCCCAAGGCCTGCTTCAAGGAAGTTTACGAT GTGATGAGGAGCTGCTGGTCCCAATGTCCGGAAACGCGACCTTCGTTCCGCGTCTTGAAGGAACAGCTGATCAACGTATCTCAGCGCTTGCTCAATGATTGA
- the LOC124307921 gene encoding tyrosine-protein kinase Btk29A isoform X4 encodes MISSRRSSRTTSTPIMPNGAPGTPSSKAKEKLMMRTKVVVALYPFRAIEGGDLSLEKGAEYEVLDDSQEHWWKVKDEHGSVGYIPSNYVKEKELLGLQKYEWYVGDMSRQRAESLLKQEDKEGCFVVRNSSTRGLYTLSLYTKVGHAHVKHYHIKQNPRGDFYLSEKHCCNSIPDLVNYHRHNSGGLASRLKTSPCDRPVPPTAGLSHDKWEIDHTELHLFDELGQGQFGVVRRGKWRGSIDVAVKMMKEGTMSEDDFIEEAKVMTKLQHQNLVQLYGVCSKHRPIYIVTEYMRHGSLLNYLRGHETTLGSNVGLLLDMCIQVCKGMAYLERHNYIHRDLAARNCLVGSEHVVKVADFGLARYVLDDQYTSSGGTKFPIKWAPPEVLNYTRFSSKSDVWAYGVLMWEVFTCGKMPYGRLKNTEVVERVQRGMVLEKPKACFKEVYDVMRSCWSQCPETRPSFRVLKEQLINVSQRLLND; translated from the exons GGACCACATCGACGCCAATAATGCCGAATGGTGCACCAGGGACGCCATCGTCGAAAGCGAAG GAGAAACTCATGATGCGGACGAAGGTTGTAGTCGCGTTGTACCCTTTCCGAGCCATCGAGGGAGGCGACCTGTCCCTCGAGAAG GGGGCGGAATACGAAGTGTTGGATGATTCTCAGGAGCACTGGTGGAAAGTCAAAGACGAGCATGG aTCAGTCGGCTACATACCCAGCAACTACGTGAAGGAAAAAGAACTTCTGGGTCTTCAAAAATACGA GTGGTACGTGGGCGACATGTCTCGTCAACGCGCCGAATCTTTGCTAAAACAAGAAGACAAGGAAGGGTGTTTCGTTGTGCGCAATTCCTCTACGAGGGGTCTATACACGTTATCTTTATACACAAAAGT CGGGCACGCCCACGTCAAGCATTATCACATCAAGCAGAATCCACGAGGAGACTTTTACCTCTCCGAGAAACATTGCTGCAACTCAATTCCCGACCTTGTCAATTACCACAGACATAATAGCGGCGGACTCGCCAGTAGACTGAAAACAAGTCCCTGTGATCGTCCCGTTCCACCTACAGCTGGTCTCAGCCACG ACAAATGGGAAATAGATCACACGGAACTGCATTTATTCGATGAATTGGGCCAGGGACAATTCGGCGTTGTCAGAAGAGGTAAATGGCGCGGTTCCATCGACGTGGCTGTAAAAATGATGAAGGAGGGTACCATGTCCGAGGACGATTTTATAGAGGAAGCTAAAGTCATGAC TAAACTGCAACATCAGAACTTGGTACAGTTATACGGTGTCTGCAGTAAACATCGACCGATATACATAGTGACTGAATACATGCGGCATGGATCACTTCTCAACTACCTCCGCGGACATGAAACAACCTTGGGTTCCAACGTTGGCTTGTTACTAGACATGTGCATACAG GTCTGCAAAGGGATGGCATATCTAGAAAGGCATAATTACATCCATAGGGATCTCGCCGCTCGTAATTGTCTTGTGGGATCTGAACATGTTGTCAAAGTTGCTGACTTTGGCTTAGCTAg GTACGTGCTGGATGATCAATACACCAGCAGCGGCGGTACAAAATTCCCGATAAAATGGGCACCGCCTGAAGTTTTGAATTATACCCGCTTCAGCTCAAAGTCTGACGTATGGGCGTACGGAGTATTAATGTGGGAAGTTTTTACTTGCGGCAAAATGCCCTATGGTCGTCTAAAGAATACCGAAGTTGTTGAACGTGTTCAACGCGGGATGGTCCTAGAAAAGCCCAAGGCCTGCTTCAAGGAAGTTTACGAT GTGATGAGGAGCTGCTGGTCCCAATGTCCGGAAACGCGACCTTCGTTCCGCGTCTTGAAGGAACAGCTGATCAACGTATCTCAGCGCTTGCTCAATGATTGA
- the LOC124307928 gene encoding lysozyme P-like, translating into MSGLIRRGLTATVILAILLTPDSISAKKYTRRELARGLMSLGVPKDDIAMWICIATHESGLDSDAINRCNDDSSWDHGLWQINDKYWVGRNRRGGACGFSAAEVRGDNLANAVQCVRYILDEHRRLQGDGWLAWSVYSHQRHCRGDLSSYVEGCF; encoded by the coding sequence ATGTCCGGACTGATCAGAAGAGGATTGACGGCGACGGTGATTCTGGCGATCTTATTGACGCCGGATTCAATTTCCGCCAAGAAATACACCCGGCGTGAGTTGGCCAGAGGCCTTATGAGCCTGGGAGTACCGAAGGACGACATAGCCATGTGGATATGCATAGCGACCCACGAATCGGGCCTCGATTCGGACGCTATAAACAGATGCAACGACGACAGTTCCTGGGACCACGGTCTGTGGCAGATAAACGACAAATACTGGGTGGGAAGAAATCGTCGCGGTGGCGCCTGCGGATTTTCCGCGGCCGAAGTTCGCGGCGATAATTTGGCAAACGCCGTCCAGTGTGTAAGATATATTCTTGACGAACACCGACGCCTTCAGGGCGACGGATGGCTCGCTTGGTCCGTTTATTCTCACCAGAGACACTGCAGGGGTGACTTGAGTTCTTACGTCGAAGGTTGTTTTTAA
- the LOC124307921 gene encoding tyrosine-protein kinase Btk29A isoform X3, giving the protein MMVIAALKNVAAAATNAVQSAAAGHGVNPVNAQQNTGTTSTPIMPNGAPGTPSSKAKEKLMMRTKVVVALYPFRAIEGGDLSLEKGAEYEVLDDSQEHWWKVKDEHGSVGYIPSNYVKEKELLGLQKYEWYVGDMSRQRAESLLKQEDKEGCFVVRNSSTRGLYTLSLYTKVGHAHVKHYHIKQNPRGDFYLSEKHCCNSIPDLVNYHRHNSGGLASRLKTSPCDRPVPPTAGLSHDKWEIDHTELHLFDELGQGQFGVVRRGKWRGSIDVAVKMMKEGTMSEDDFIEEAKVMTKLQHQNLVQLYGVCSKHRPIYIVTEYMRHGSLLNYLRGHETTLGSNVGLLLDMCIQVCKGMAYLERHNYIHRDLAARNCLVGSEHVVKVADFGLARYVLDDQYTSSGGTKFPIKWAPPEVLNYTRFSSKSDVWAYGVLMWEVFTCGKMPYGRLKNTEVVERVQRGMVLEKPKACFKEVYDVMRSCWSQCPETRPSFRVLKEQLINVSQRLLND; this is encoded by the exons GGACCACATCGACGCCAATAATGCCGAATGGTGCACCAGGGACGCCATCGTCGAAAGCGAAG GAGAAACTCATGATGCGGACGAAGGTTGTAGTCGCGTTGTACCCTTTCCGAGCCATCGAGGGAGGCGACCTGTCCCTCGAGAAG GGGGCGGAATACGAAGTGTTGGATGATTCTCAGGAGCACTGGTGGAAAGTCAAAGACGAGCATGG aTCAGTCGGCTACATACCCAGCAACTACGTGAAGGAAAAAGAACTTCTGGGTCTTCAAAAATACGA GTGGTACGTGGGCGACATGTCTCGTCAACGCGCCGAATCTTTGCTAAAACAAGAAGACAAGGAAGGGTGTTTCGTTGTGCGCAATTCCTCTACGAGGGGTCTATACACGTTATCTTTATACACAAAAGT CGGGCACGCCCACGTCAAGCATTATCACATCAAGCAGAATCCACGAGGAGACTTTTACCTCTCCGAGAAACATTGCTGCAACTCAATTCCCGACCTTGTCAATTACCACAGACATAATAGCGGCGGACTCGCCAGTAGACTGAAAACAAGTCCCTGTGATCGTCCCGTTCCACCTACAGCTGGTCTCAGCCACG ACAAATGGGAAATAGATCACACGGAACTGCATTTATTCGATGAATTGGGCCAGGGACAATTCGGCGTTGTCAGAAGAGGTAAATGGCGCGGTTCCATCGACGTGGCTGTAAAAATGATGAAGGAGGGTACCATGTCCGAGGACGATTTTATAGAGGAAGCTAAAGTCATGAC TAAACTGCAACATCAGAACTTGGTACAGTTATACGGTGTCTGCAGTAAACATCGACCGATATACATAGTGACTGAATACATGCGGCATGGATCACTTCTCAACTACCTCCGCGGACATGAAACAACCTTGGGTTCCAACGTTGGCTTGTTACTAGACATGTGCATACAG GTCTGCAAAGGGATGGCATATCTAGAAAGGCATAATTACATCCATAGGGATCTCGCCGCTCGTAATTGTCTTGTGGGATCTGAACATGTTGTCAAAGTTGCTGACTTTGGCTTAGCTAg GTACGTGCTGGATGATCAATACACCAGCAGCGGCGGTACAAAATTCCCGATAAAATGGGCACCGCCTGAAGTTTTGAATTATACCCGCTTCAGCTCAAAGTCTGACGTATGGGCGTACGGAGTATTAATGTGGGAAGTTTTTACTTGCGGCAAAATGCCCTATGGTCGTCTAAAGAATACCGAAGTTGTTGAACGTGTTCAACGCGGGATGGTCCTAGAAAAGCCCAAGGCCTGCTTCAAGGAAGTTTACGAT GTGATGAGGAGCTGCTGGTCCCAATGTCCGGAAACGCGACCTTCGTTCCGCGTCTTGAAGGAACAGCTGATCAACGTATCTCAGCGCTTGCTCAATGATTGA
- the LOC124307921 gene encoding tyrosine-protein kinase Btk29A isoform X5 yields the protein MPNGAPGTPSSKAKEKLMMRTKVVVALYPFRAIEGGDLSLEKGAEYEVLDDSQEHWWKVKDEHGSVGYIPSNYVKEKELLGLQKYEWYVGDMSRQRAESLLKQEDKEGCFVVRNSSTRGLYTLSLYTKVGHAHVKHYHIKQNPRGDFYLSEKHCCNSIPDLVNYHRHNSGGLASRLKTSPCDRPVPPTAGLSHDKWEIDHTELHLFDELGQGQFGVVRRGKWRGSIDVAVKMMKEGTMSEDDFIEEAKVMTKLQHQNLVQLYGVCSKHRPIYIVTEYMRHGSLLNYLRGHETTLGSNVGLLLDMCIQVCKGMAYLERHNYIHRDLAARNCLVGSEHVVKVADFGLARYVLDDQYTSSGGTKFPIKWAPPEVLNYTRFSSKSDVWAYGVLMWEVFTCGKMPYGRLKNTEVVERVQRGMVLEKPKACFKEVYDVMRSCWSQCPETRPSFRVLKEQLINVSQRLLND from the exons ATGCCGAATGGTGCACCAGGGACGCCATCGTCGAAAGCGAAG GAGAAACTCATGATGCGGACGAAGGTTGTAGTCGCGTTGTACCCTTTCCGAGCCATCGAGGGAGGCGACCTGTCCCTCGAGAAG GGGGCGGAATACGAAGTGTTGGATGATTCTCAGGAGCACTGGTGGAAAGTCAAAGACGAGCATGG aTCAGTCGGCTACATACCCAGCAACTACGTGAAGGAAAAAGAACTTCTGGGTCTTCAAAAATACGA GTGGTACGTGGGCGACATGTCTCGTCAACGCGCCGAATCTTTGCTAAAACAAGAAGACAAGGAAGGGTGTTTCGTTGTGCGCAATTCCTCTACGAGGGGTCTATACACGTTATCTTTATACACAAAAGT CGGGCACGCCCACGTCAAGCATTATCACATCAAGCAGAATCCACGAGGAGACTTTTACCTCTCCGAGAAACATTGCTGCAACTCAATTCCCGACCTTGTCAATTACCACAGACATAATAGCGGCGGACTCGCCAGTAGACTGAAAACAAGTCCCTGTGATCGTCCCGTTCCACCTACAGCTGGTCTCAGCCACG ACAAATGGGAAATAGATCACACGGAACTGCATTTATTCGATGAATTGGGCCAGGGACAATTCGGCGTTGTCAGAAGAGGTAAATGGCGCGGTTCCATCGACGTGGCTGTAAAAATGATGAAGGAGGGTACCATGTCCGAGGACGATTTTATAGAGGAAGCTAAAGTCATGAC TAAACTGCAACATCAGAACTTGGTACAGTTATACGGTGTCTGCAGTAAACATCGACCGATATACATAGTGACTGAATACATGCGGCATGGATCACTTCTCAACTACCTCCGCGGACATGAAACAACCTTGGGTTCCAACGTTGGCTTGTTACTAGACATGTGCATACAG GTCTGCAAAGGGATGGCATATCTAGAAAGGCATAATTACATCCATAGGGATCTCGCCGCTCGTAATTGTCTTGTGGGATCTGAACATGTTGTCAAAGTTGCTGACTTTGGCTTAGCTAg GTACGTGCTGGATGATCAATACACCAGCAGCGGCGGTACAAAATTCCCGATAAAATGGGCACCGCCTGAAGTTTTGAATTATACCCGCTTCAGCTCAAAGTCTGACGTATGGGCGTACGGAGTATTAATGTGGGAAGTTTTTACTTGCGGCAAAATGCCCTATGGTCGTCTAAAGAATACCGAAGTTGTTGAACGTGTTCAACGCGGGATGGTCCTAGAAAAGCCCAAGGCCTGCTTCAAGGAAGTTTACGAT GTGATGAGGAGCTGCTGGTCCCAATGTCCGGAAACGCGACCTTCGTTCCGCGTCTTGAAGGAACAGCTGATCAACGTATCTCAGCGCTTGCTCAATGATTGA